One part of the Magallana gigas chromosome 5, xbMagGiga1.1, whole genome shotgun sequence genome encodes these proteins:
- the LOC105322689 gene encoding uncharacterized protein produces MSNKVGDLNIPTKNKLNKINFVTAFTKPYRQNGNWDLKNGYTVRPRDMYSQKDEFLYIEEDSEYDDEIPKKPTDKRTTDDLGTCTTALGVVCVIFLPISAILVTVGASTPYWYDTAGTHSLGLFQRCDLSTSTCEYIDTFLSTASSDMNFTWKLVTGLTLSGACLLLMAALFSCCYLACKEINFSKASYGMLISVVIMLGAGCALSGTVLMTSYYITNLQTWTLDWSFYTAAVGSGMSFLVFCIYIIYVFLLTFSD; encoded by the exons atgtcaaataaagTCGGAGACTTAAACATCCCGACGAAAAACAaactcaataaaataaattttgtgacAGCCTTCACCAAACCATATAGACAAAATGGTAACTGGGACCTTAAGAACGGATATACAGTCCGGCCCCGCGATATGTACTCCCAGAAAGACGAATTCCTGTATATAGAGGAAGACAGCGAATACGATGACGAAATACCAAAGAAACCGACAGACAAACGGACGACCGATGACCTAGGCACCTGTACCACGGCCCTGGGGGTAGTGTGTGTGATATTTCTACCGATTAGTGCTATTCTGGTCACCGTGGGGGCCAGCACGCCTTACTGGTATGACACGGCGGGCACACACAGTCTCGGGCTGTTCCAGAGGTGCGACCTGTCGACCTCTACCTGTGAATATATCGATACCTTCCTATCGACTGCGTCCTCGGACA TGAACTTCACTTGGAAGTTGGTGACAGGATTAACATTATCGGGGGCGTGTCTGCTCTTGATGGCCGCCCTATTCTCCTGCTGTTACTTGGCCTGTAAAGAAATCAACTTCTCCAAAGCCAGCTACGGAATGCTAATCTCTGTTGTCATCATGCTCGGAG CTGGCTGTGCGTTAAGTGGAACTGTCTTGATGACGTCATACTACATCACCAATCTTCAGACATGGACATTAGACTGGTCTTTCTACACAGCAGCCGTGGGGTCGGGGATGTCCTTCCttgttttttgtatatatattatctacGTGTTTTTGTTAACGTTTTCAGATTAA
- the LOC105322690 gene encoding cholinesterase has translation MQFLSILCVFVCVITISECRDSVIVHTKHGAVEGFAIPSQYAAKHKKHINVFLGIPYAKRPIEYNNDPRLYRFKKPERPFWEGIWDATAYKPACPQHLWYVKETVPNMGNANMSEDCLYMNIFAPRNTEEIPSNSPTLYPVMVFIHGGGYVMGSSHQYPGVFMAERDVVVVTFNYRLGPLGFLSTNDANSPGNYGMWDQLRALEFVRENIRSFRGNPGIVTIFGQNTGASSVGLQILSPRSVNLFQRAIMQSGSDRSEWAIIKSNNDAQHYAKELARELGCPTGDTYRLTKCLTEHRSYGEIVNASSKVRLKPGSVGNPWGPVVDGSLVGTVDAFLPDSPKFMRETGNFKRIVVMAGLNKDDGSFFIPNLPTLDEGVQKIQFDNIVNEFLSDRGVKDSVTKEAMIFQYKYWPQPQNQTMILHKTIDMMSDYLFGTGMNEAMKWQTVHNKTFFYVFNYFSWNDYLPYYRGVAHGQELQYIFGFPFINQTYIDLLGVYPRQQYDYADRNMSEYMMSLWTNFSSYGDPTPRRFNLNYFKNTTWREYNIYNHSYFYISNSSYNYTNYRQKDFGFWASYFPQLASRPGSSATSSPIIETNDNFQISTWSLTALSSLLVIIIIALCIVNHRNRDKDY, from the exons atgcaatttttgaGTATTTTGTGTGTTTTTGTGTGTGTGATAACTATTTCTGAGTGTAGGGATAGCGTTATAGTGCATACAAAACATGGGGCTGTCGAAGGGTTTGCCATTCCTTCACAGTATGCTGCTAAACACAAAAAACACATCAATGTTTTCCTTGGAATTCCATATGCAAAGCGACCAATAGAATACAACAATGATCCAAGGCTTTATCGATTTAAG AAACCAGAGCGGCCCTTTTGGGAGGGTATATGGGATGCAACAGCATACAAACCAGCATGTCCACAACACCTGTGGTATGTGAAGGAGACAGTTCCAAACATGGGAAATGCCAATATGAGCGAGGACTGTCTCTACATGAATATTTTTGCACCAAGG AATACAGAAGAGATCCCAAGTAACAGCCCCACACTGTACCCTGTAATGGTGTTTATCCATGGTGGAGGGTACGTGATGGGATCCTCCCACCAGTATCCTGGAGTCTTCATGGCAGAGAGAGATGTGGTAGTAGTGACCTTTAACTACAGGCTAGGACCACTGG GATTTTTAAGCACAAACGATGCCAATTCTCCAGGAAACTACGGAATGTGGGACCAGTTAAGAGCTTTAGAGTTTGTCAGAGAAAACATTCGGAGTTTCCGGGGAAACCCCGGCATCGTCACAATTTTTGGTCAAAATACAGGGGCATCTAGTGTTGGTTTACAGATTTTGTCTCCTAGATCTGTCA ATCTCTTTCAACGTGCAATCATGCAGAGTGGTTCAGACAGGAGTGAGTGGGCGATCATTAAGTCTAACAATGATGCCCAGCACTATGCCAAGGAGCTAGCACGGGAGCTTGGCTGTCCAACTGGGGACACATATAGACTGACCAAATGTCTCACAGAACACAGGTCATACGGAGAAATTGTAAACGCCTCGTCAAAAGTCAGATTAAAG CCTGGGTCAGTCGGGAATCCTTGGGGACCAGTGGTTGATGGGTCGCTGGTTGGGACAGTTGATGCATTCCTACCAGATAGTCCCAAATTCATGAGAGAAACGGGCAATTTTAAGCGAATTGTCGTGATGGCAGGACTAAACAAAGATGATGGTTCATTCTTCATCC CCAATTTACCTACACTCGACGAAGGAGTACAGAAAATCCAATTTGACAATATTGTCAATGAATTTTTGAGTGACAGAGGAGTAAAAGATAGTGTCACCAAAGAGGCCATGATCTTTCAATACAAATACTGGCCACAACCACAAAATCAGACCATGATACTGCATAAGACTATTGAT ATGATGTCGGACTATCTGTTTGGTACTGGAATGAACGAAGCTATGAAATGGCAGACTGTCCACAACAAgacttttttttatgtctttaacTACTTCTCCTGGAATGACTACCTTCCATATTACAGAG GAGTGGCACATGGACAAGAACTCCAGTACATTTTTGGCTTCCCATTCATCAACCAGACCTACATAGACTTGCTGGGGGTGTATCCTCGTCAGCAGTATGACTACGCTGACAGAAACATGAGCGAATACATGATGAGTCTGTGGACTAATTTCTCCTCATACGG AGATCCCACACCTAGGCGATTTAATctgaattattttaagaatacaACATGGCGggaatacaatatatacaatcatAGCTACTTTTACATTAGTAACTCATCCTATAATTACACCAACTACCGACAGAAGGACTTTGGATTTTGGGCCAGCTATTTCCCTCAGCTAGCATCTCGACCAGGAA GTTCAGCCACATCATCCCCCATAATAGAAACGAATGACAATTTCCAGATATCAACGTGGTCCCTCACAGCTCTGTCATCGTTGTTGGTAATCATCATTATAGCCCTGTGTATTGTCAACCACAGAAATAGAGACAAAGACTACTGA